In Myxococcus stipitatus, a single window of DNA contains:
- a CDS encoding M16 family metallopeptidase — MKRRTPLSLMAPLMLATAMPAWAQTPAPAPTAKTAPAKAAPAKAKGTALVPVTSVEGITEYRLPNGLRVLLFPDPTKPNVTVNVTYFVGSKHEGYGETGMAHLLEHLMFKGTPTTKNVPQALTERGARPNGTTWLDRTNYFETLPSTEANIRWALSFEADRMVNSFIAKADLDSEMTVVRNEFEAGENDPGSILLERTLSTSYIWHSYGKSTIGARSDLENVPIDRLQAFYRKYYRPDNAMLVVAGRFDEAKTLGAIQETFGKLKKPAEPLPATYTAEPTQDGEREVTLRRVGDTAVLTSVYHVPEGAHPDFAAVDVLTQVMGDHPSGRLYKALVESKKASNAGAYNLQLRDPGAIVFSAEMREDQPVAAAREVLLKTVEDAARTPFTEEEVNRAKTSLLKATELMLNNSERAAIQLSEWAATGDWRLLFLHRDRVEAVKPADVTRVAGTYLKSSNRTLGTFIPTPKPDRADMPPAVDVAKMMEGYKGRAAVAQGEVFDPSPANVEARTQRGELPGGVKYALLSKKTRGEMVSVSLNLHWGTEEALRGKVDAASYAGKMLMRGTTKHTRQQLQDAFDKLKARVSVDGGLTGGTVNIECPRASLAQVLDLVAEVLREPSYDAKEFALLKQERLAELESQRSEPDTLASIALYRTLYAHYPKGHPNYVPTLDERIAGIRDTTVEQARAFHKAFYGASNAELAVVGDFEPKDVVAQAGKLFGGWKSPAAYQRVPEVFADVAGKPISVETPDKANAFYFAGQPLKLREDDQDWPALMLGNFMLGGGFLNSRLATRIRQKDGLSYGVGSNIDPGDLDTVGLFMAYAIYAPENAGRLETAMREEVSRVLEKGYSDDEMNKARSGLLEYRQAARAQDANLARRLSSYLYLGRTLTFDAALEQNLAKLKPEDVRKTMARHLDWSKVTQVKAGDFVGAEKRAKAPVKAPAAP, encoded by the coding sequence ATGAAGCGTCGTACCCCGCTTTCCCTGATGGCGCCCCTGATGCTGGCCACCGCCATGCCAGCCTGGGCGCAGACTCCCGCCCCCGCTCCCACCGCGAAGACGGCTCCGGCGAAGGCCGCGCCCGCGAAGGCGAAGGGGACGGCGCTCGTCCCGGTGACGAGCGTGGAAGGCATCACCGAATACCGCCTGCCCAACGGGCTGCGCGTGCTGCTGTTCCCGGACCCCACCAAGCCCAACGTGACGGTGAACGTCACCTACTTCGTGGGCAGCAAGCACGAGGGCTACGGCGAGACGGGCATGGCGCACCTGCTCGAGCACCTGATGTTCAAGGGCACGCCCACCACGAAGAACGTGCCCCAGGCGCTCACCGAGCGCGGCGCCCGCCCCAACGGCACCACGTGGCTGGACCGCACCAACTACTTCGAGACGCTGCCGTCGACGGAGGCCAACATCCGCTGGGCGCTGTCCTTCGAGGCGGACCGCATGGTGAACAGCTTCATCGCCAAGGCGGACCTCGACAGCGAGATGACGGTGGTGCGCAACGAGTTCGAGGCCGGGGAGAACGACCCGGGCAGCATCCTCCTCGAGCGCACGCTGAGCACCTCGTACATCTGGCACAGCTACGGCAAGTCCACGATTGGCGCGCGCTCGGACCTGGAGAACGTCCCCATCGACCGGCTCCAGGCCTTCTACCGCAAGTACTACCGGCCGGATAACGCGATGCTGGTGGTGGCGGGCCGCTTCGACGAGGCGAAGACGCTGGGCGCCATCCAGGAGACCTTCGGCAAGCTGAAGAAGCCCGCGGAGCCGCTGCCGGCGACGTACACCGCGGAGCCCACGCAGGACGGCGAGCGCGAGGTGACGCTGCGGCGCGTGGGTGACACCGCGGTGCTGACCAGCGTGTACCACGTGCCCGAGGGCGCGCACCCGGACTTCGCCGCCGTGGACGTGCTGACGCAGGTGATGGGGGACCACCCCTCCGGCCGCCTCTACAAGGCGCTGGTGGAGTCGAAGAAGGCGTCCAACGCGGGCGCGTACAACCTCCAGCTGCGCGACCCGGGCGCCATCGTCTTCAGCGCGGAGATGCGCGAGGACCAGCCGGTGGCCGCGGCGCGCGAGGTGCTGCTGAAGACGGTGGAGGACGCCGCGCGCACGCCGTTCACGGAGGAGGAGGTCAACCGCGCGAAGACGTCGCTGCTCAAGGCCACGGAGCTGATGCTCAACAACTCCGAGCGCGCCGCCATCCAGCTGTCCGAGTGGGCCGCGACGGGTGACTGGCGCTTGTTGTTCCTGCACCGCGACCGCGTGGAGGCGGTGAAGCCCGCGGACGTCACGCGCGTGGCGGGCACCTACCTCAAGTCCAGCAACCGCACGCTGGGCACCTTCATCCCCACGCCCAAGCCGGACCGCGCGGACATGCCGCCGGCGGTGGACGTGGCGAAGATGATGGAGGGCTACAAGGGCCGCGCCGCGGTGGCGCAGGGCGAGGTGTTCGACCCGTCCCCCGCCAACGTGGAGGCGCGCACCCAGCGCGGCGAGCTGCCGGGCGGCGTGAAGTACGCGCTGCTCTCCAAGAAGACGCGCGGGGAGATGGTGAGCGTGTCCCTCAACCTCCACTGGGGCACGGAGGAGGCGCTGCGCGGCAAGGTGGACGCGGCCTCCTACGCCGGGAAGATGCTGATGCGCGGCACCACGAAGCACACGCGCCAGCAGCTCCAGGACGCCTTCGACAAGCTGAAGGCGCGCGTGTCCGTGGACGGCGGCCTCACGGGCGGCACGGTGAACATCGAGTGTCCTCGCGCCAGCCTGGCGCAGGTGCTGGACCTGGTGGCGGAGGTGCTGCGCGAGCCGTCGTATGACGCCAAGGAGTTCGCCCTGCTCAAGCAGGAGCGCCTGGCGGAGCTGGAGTCGCAGCGCAGCGAGCCGGACACGCTGGCCTCCATCGCCCTGTACCGCACGCTGTATGCCCACTACCCGAAGGGCCACCCCAACTACGTGCCCACGCTGGACGAGCGCATCGCGGGCATCCGCGACACGACGGTGGAGCAGGCGCGCGCCTTCCACAAGGCGTTCTACGGCGCGTCCAACGCGGAGCTGGCCGTGGTGGGCGACTTCGAGCCCAAGGACGTGGTGGCCCAGGCGGGCAAGCTCTTCGGTGGTTGGAAGAGCCCGGCCGCCTACCAGCGCGTGCCCGAGGTGTTCGCGGACGTCGCCGGCAAGCCCATCTCCGTGGAGACGCCGGACAAGGCCAACGCCTTCTACTTCGCGGGCCAGCCGCTGAAGCTGCGCGAGGACGACCAGGACTGGCCGGCGCTGATGCTGGGCAACTTCATGCTCGGCGGTGGCTTCCTCAACTCGCGGCTCGCCACGCGCATCCGCCAGAAGGACGGTCTGTCCTACGGCGTGGGCAGCAACATCGACCCGGGTGACCTGGACACGGTGGGGTTGTTCATGGCCTACGCCATCTACGCGCCGGAGAACGCCGGTCGCCTGGAGACGGCGATGCGCGAGGAGGTGTCGCGCGTGCTGGAGAAGGGCTACTCCGACGACGAGATGAACAAGGCCCGCTCGGGTCTGCTCGAGTACCGCCAGGCGGCGCGCGCGCAGGACGCGAACCTGGCCCGCAGGCTCTCCAGCTACCTGTACCTGGGCCGCACCCTCACGTTCGACGCGGCGCTGGAGCAGAACCTCGCGAAGCTCAAGCCGGAGGACGTGCGCAAGACCATGGCGCGCCACCTGGACTGGTCCAAGGTGACGCAGGTGAAGGCGGGTGACTTCGTCGGCGCGGAGAAGCGCGCCAAGGCGCCCGTGAAGGCCCCCGCCGCGCCCTGA
- a CDS encoding aldo/keto reductase, with protein sequence MQTRRLGNSDLDITPLGFGAWAIGGGGWQFAWGSQDDAKSIAAIQRALERGINWIDTAAVYGLGHSEEVVARALEGRDRRPYVFTKCGMVWDAQGRITRSLKADSVRRECEASLRRLRVDTIDLYQFHWPVESLAEIEEGWNTMVALQREGKVRWMGVSNFSVEQLEHIQRIAPVTSLQPPYSLLHRDVESRQLPYCQRQGVGVIAYSPMASGLLTGAMTRERVAGFPQDDWRRNSPDFQEPGLSRNLALVELLRRVGQRHGRSPGEVAIAWALRDPVVTGAIVGARSAEQVDGFIHAGDFHLASDEVRQIEDFQRASRTSQQDAHA encoded by the coding sequence ATGCAGACGCGGCGGTTGGGCAACTCCGACCTGGACATCACCCCGCTGGGCTTCGGCGCCTGGGCCATTGGCGGAGGCGGTTGGCAGTTCGCCTGGGGCTCGCAGGATGACGCGAAGTCCATCGCGGCCATCCAGCGCGCCCTGGAGCGGGGCATCAACTGGATCGACACGGCGGCCGTCTACGGCCTGGGCCACTCCGAGGAGGTGGTGGCCCGCGCCCTCGAGGGCCGCGACAGACGCCCCTACGTCTTCACCAAGTGCGGCATGGTCTGGGACGCGCAAGGCCGCATCACCCGCTCGCTGAAGGCGGACTCCGTGCGCCGCGAGTGCGAGGCCTCCCTGCGCCGCCTCCGCGTGGACACCATCGACCTGTACCAGTTCCACTGGCCCGTGGAGTCCCTGGCCGAAATCGAGGAGGGCTGGAACACGATGGTCGCCCTCCAGCGCGAGGGCAAGGTGCGGTGGATGGGCGTGAGCAACTTCAGCGTGGAGCAGCTGGAGCACATCCAGCGGATCGCCCCGGTGACGTCGCTGCAGCCCCCCTACTCCCTGCTCCACCGCGACGTCGAGTCCCGCCAGCTGCCCTACTGCCAGCGCCAGGGCGTGGGCGTCATCGCCTACTCCCCCATGGCCTCCGGTCTGCTCACGGGGGCCATGACGCGCGAGCGCGTCGCGGGCTTCCCCCAGGACGACTGGCGCCGCAACAGCCCCGACTTCCAGGAGCCCGGCCTGTCGCGCAACCTCGCGCTGGTGGAGCTGCTGCGGCGGGTGGGCCAGCGGCATGGACGCTCGCCCGGGGAGGTCGCCATCGCCTGGGCGCTGCGCGACCCCGTCGTCACCGGCGCCATCGTCGGCGCCCGTAGCGCCGAGCAGGTGGACGGCTTCATCCACGCCGGCGACTTCCACCTCGCCTCCGACGAGGTGCGGCAAATCGAGGACTTCCAACGCGCCTCGCGGACCTCCCAGCAGGACGCCCACGCGTGA
- the sppA gene encoding signal peptide peptidase SppA, whose amino-acid sequence MKRFLIGALAFVGAMSILSFLGLMALLVLAAMSRPGVPSNLVLELDLEHPLTERSEATSLAGALGEAPSSLRDVVDALERAGDDPRVKSLIARVGNPGSPATTQELRDAVKAFRAKGKKAVVFTDSFGEVGNATGAYYLASAFDEIYMQPSGAVNVTGLAFETPFARDALAKLGVQPRFDKRYEYKNAVDTFTEQDFTGPHREAMDRVVASLFGQMVKGIAEDRKLSEDTVRGLIDRAPLLAPEALDGKLLDGLLYRDEVYAKVKEAAGEGAELLYANKYLQRTSKPNSLEKDTFALVYAVGTVMRGKSQGNPLTGEQVLGGDSVAAALRKAVEDPHVKAILFRVDSPGGSYVASDTVRREVQRAREAGKPVVVSMGTYAASGGYYISLDADKIVAQPGTLTGSIGVYTGKFVTNGFWDKLGVNFGAVSRGRNATMSSSDADYTPEEHARVNAELDRIYTDFTQRAATGRKMPLDKLQAVAKGRVWTGEDALANGLVDSLGGYAQAISVAKELARLPADARVRVEEYPRRKSPAEVLSRMLGETGDNSDDVGADALVTPWAPLVHATRAVYALGAQLGILAPERGALYTPMPQTRW is encoded by the coding sequence ATGAAACGCTTCCTCATCGGCGCGCTCGCCTTCGTCGGCGCGATGTCCATCCTCAGCTTCCTCGGGCTGATGGCCCTGCTGGTGCTCGCGGCCATGAGCCGGCCGGGCGTGCCCTCCAACCTCGTGCTGGAGCTCGACCTGGAGCACCCGCTGACGGAGCGCTCGGAGGCGACGTCGCTCGCTGGCGCGCTCGGAGAGGCGCCCTCCTCGCTGCGCGACGTCGTGGACGCGCTGGAGCGGGCGGGGGACGACCCGCGCGTGAAGTCGCTGATTGCGCGCGTGGGCAACCCGGGCAGCCCCGCGACGACGCAGGAGCTGCGCGACGCGGTGAAGGCCTTCCGCGCCAAGGGCAAGAAGGCCGTCGTCTTCACGGACTCCTTCGGAGAGGTGGGCAACGCCACCGGCGCCTACTACCTGGCCTCCGCGTTCGACGAAATCTACATGCAGCCGTCGGGCGCGGTGAACGTCACGGGCCTGGCCTTCGAGACGCCCTTCGCCCGCGACGCGCTGGCGAAGCTGGGCGTGCAGCCGCGCTTCGACAAGCGCTACGAGTACAAGAACGCCGTGGACACCTTCACCGAGCAGGACTTCACCGGGCCGCACCGCGAGGCCATGGACCGGGTGGTGGCCAGCCTGTTCGGACAGATGGTGAAGGGCATCGCCGAGGACCGGAAGCTGTCCGAGGACACCGTGCGCGGCCTCATCGACCGGGCGCCGCTGCTCGCGCCGGAGGCGCTGGACGGCAAGCTGCTGGACGGCCTGCTGTACCGCGACGAGGTCTACGCGAAGGTGAAGGAGGCGGCGGGCGAGGGCGCCGAGCTGCTGTACGCCAACAAGTACCTGCAGCGCACCTCCAAGCCCAACAGCCTGGAGAAGGACACGTTCGCGCTGGTGTACGCGGTGGGCACGGTGATGCGCGGCAAGAGCCAGGGCAACCCGCTGACGGGGGAGCAGGTGCTGGGCGGAGACAGCGTGGCCGCGGCGCTGCGAAAGGCCGTCGAGGACCCGCACGTGAAGGCCATCCTCTTCCGCGTGGACAGCCCCGGAGGCAGCTACGTGGCCAGCGACACCGTGCGCCGCGAGGTGCAGCGCGCCCGCGAGGCGGGCAAGCCCGTCGTCGTCAGCATGGGCACGTACGCGGCCAGCGGCGGCTACTACATCTCGCTCGACGCGGACAAAATCGTCGCGCAGCCCGGCACGCTCACCGGCAGCATCGGCGTGTACACGGGCAAGTTCGTCACCAACGGCTTCTGGGACAAGCTGGGCGTCAACTTCGGCGCCGTGTCCCGCGGGCGCAACGCCACCATGTCCAGCAGCGACGCGGACTACACGCCGGAGGAGCACGCGCGCGTCAACGCGGAGCTGGACCGCATCTACACGGACTTCACCCAGCGCGCCGCGACGGGCCGGAAGATGCCGCTCGACAAGCTCCAGGCCGTGGCCAAGGGCCGGGTGTGGACGGGCGAGGACGCGCTGGCCAACGGGCTGGTGGACTCGCTGGGCGGCTACGCCCAGGCCATCTCCGTGGCCAAGGAGCTGGCCAGGCTCCCCGCCGACGCGCGCGTCCGGGTCGAGGAGTACCCGCGCCGCAAGTCCCCCGCGGAGGTGCTGTCGCGGATGCTGGGGGAGACGGGCGACAACAGCGACGACGTGGGCGCGGACGCGCTGGTGACGCCGTGGGCGCCGCTGGTCCACGCGACGCGCGCGGTGTACGCCCTGGGCGCGCAGCTGGGCATCCTGGCCCCCGAGCGCGGCGCGCTGTACACCCCCATGCCCCAGACGCGCTGGTAG